Part of the Kitasatospora sp. NBC_00374 genome is shown below.
CAACGTGGCTCTCACTCTCGTTGCCCAACTGGCTCCCAATCGACCTGTCGAAACACACGTGCCTACACGCCGATCGCCGCCTGGACCGTCGAGGACGAGCACTTCGACGTCTCGGAGCAGGCCGAGGCGCTCTACGACGCCCCGCGCCAAGCCGGGCGCCGCCGAGCCGGAGGACGATGACGACGGTGGGGGCTGAGCGGGCCCGGCTGCGGCGGTTCGCGCTGCTGGTGCGGTTGAAGGCGCGCCGATGCCCCGGCGGTGGTCGCCGGGGCTGCCCACTCGCGATCCGCAGGTGGCTCGGTGGCTCAGGTGGTGCTGTCCGACGTCGTTTCGGGTTTGGCGTGGAGGATCTCGCGGGCCTGGTCCGCGGCGCGGGCGATGCTCTCGGAGATGAAGTCGACGAAGCGGGCGATGTTCTCCAGGCGGGCGGCGGCCGGGGTGCCGGGGCCGAGGATGCCGCCGCCCTGGCGGGCGACCTCGCCGAGGTGGGCGGTGGCGCGGGCGCTGGCCATCGTCGACTGGTACAGGACGTCGTTGTCGACGACGTAGCGCTCGCGGCGGCGTTCGTCGCGTTCGCGGCGGATGAGGCCCTGGCTTTCGAGGAATGTGATCGCCTTGGAGACGGACGCCGGGCTGATCTGGAGGCGCTGGGCGAGTTCGGAGGCGGTGAGGCTGCCGGCGTCGGTGGTGTAGAGGCCGGCCAGCACCCGGGCCGTCATCTTGGGCAGGCCCGATTGCATGAAGACGGTGGCGAGCACCTCCTCGTACTCGCGTACGGCCTCGGCATCGCGTCCGTGGGCCTGCGGGGGCGTGTTGGGGCCCTGGGGTGCGGCGCGCCTGCGGCGGTGGGCGCGGTGTTCGGTGGCGCGGTGGGCGAGGTCGGCGCGGTAGGCGGTGGGGCCGCCGTTGCGCATCACCTCACGCGTGATCGTCGAGGTGGGGCGGTCGAGGCGCCTGGCGATCTCCGCATAGGCGAGGCCGTCGGCCAGTCCCAGCGCGATCTTCTGGCGTTCCTGCTGGGTGAGTCTGCCTCCCGGCATCGCGGTCTCCTTCGTGGTCCGTGGTGTCTCCACCTTAGCGTTCACTCTCGATTCATTGCAACGCAAAGGGCGAGGACTATTGCATTAGATTCAGAGCCATTGCAATGAAATCTCCACCTCCACCTGCACTGACGCCGATCATGCGCAACGAACTCGTAGCGCGATTCTTGAACGCAACGTAGCGTTCTCTGAGTCAGAAACAACGAGTGCAGGAGAGAACACCATGCAGAAGTTCGCCACCCCCACCCCGATCACCGCCGTCCTCGACATCCCCGCCGGCCGCCTCCGCTTCATCGCCGCCGACCGCACCGACACCACGGTCGAGGTCCTGCCCGCGAACGCCTCGAAGGGCCGCGACGTGAAGGCGGCCGAGCAGACCACCGTCGAGTACGCCGACGGCGTCCTGCGGATCAACGCCCCGGAGGCGAGGAACCAGATCCTCGGCGCCTGCGGATCCGTCGAGGTCACCGTCCAACTGCCCGCCGGCTCCCGGATCGAGGCGAAGGCCGCCGACGCCCAACTCCGCGGCGTCGGACGGCTCGGCGACGTCACCTTCGACACCGCCCGGGGCACGGTCAAGCTCGACGAGACCGCGAGCGCCCACCTCACCCTCCTCGCCGGCACCATCGCGGTCGGCCGCCTGGGCGGCCCCGCGAACATCACCACCCAGCAGGGCGACCTCCACATCACCGAGGCCGCACACGGCACCGTCGAACTGCGCACCCAGGCCGGCGACATCTCCATCGGCGCCGCCCGCGGCGTCTCCGCCGCCCTGAACGCCGGCACCTCCTACGGCCGCATCGACAACGCGCTCAAGAACACCGACGGCGCCGACGCCGCACTCACCATCCACGCCACCACCACCCACGGCAACATCACCGCCCACAGCCTGTAGCAGGGGCGCCGCTCAGGCGCGGCGATCCCGTCCGTTCGGTTGAACCTCGTAACAGTCCTGAAGGAGCACCGCACCATGTCCAACACCCTTACCGACCATGACCGCCCGGAGCTGCAGAAGGCCATCGAGGAGATGGTCGAGTCCGGTTTCACCGGGGTCACGATGCGCGTGCACGACGAGCGGGGCGAGTGGGTCGGCAGCGCCGGGGTGCGCAAGCTGGGCGAGACCGCGAAGCCGCCGACGAACGGGCACGTCCGGGCAGGCAGCGTCACGAAGACCTTCACCGCGACCGTGGCGCTGCGGCTGGTGGCCGAGGGCGCGATCGAGCTGGACGCCCCGGTGGCCGACCACCTGCCCGAGTTCGGGCTGGACCGGAAGGTCACGGTGCGGATGCTGCTGCAGCACACCAGTGGGGTGTTCAACTTCACCGGCGAGTACTACGACGACGGGACGTTCGCGCCGGGGATCCCCGCCACGACGGCGGGCCAGGAGTGGGTGGACAACCGGTTCAGGACCTACCGGCCGGAAGAGCTGGTACGGCTGGCGCTGTCCAAGCCGGCACGGTTCGAGCCGGGGACGGACTGGAGCTACTCCAACACCAACTACGTGCTGGCCAGGCTGCTGATCGAGAAGGTGACCGGCCGCTCGCTCGCCGAGGAGATGCAGCGGCTGGTCCTGGGGCCGCTCGGGCTGTCGGGCACCGTCCTGCCGGAGACCGGCACGGAGATCCCCGAACCGCACACCCACGCCTACTACCGGTACGAGGACGCCGGCCGGCAGAGGACGGTCGACGTCACCCGCCAGAACCCCTCCTGGATCTCCACCGGCGGGGACATGATCTCGACCACCCGGGACCTCCACACGTTCATCTCCGCGCTGATGGGCGGCAGGCTCCTGCCGGCCCCGCTGCTGGCCGAGATGTGCAAGCCGCATCCCAAGGTCGGCTACGGCCTGGGGGTGTTCGTGCAGGATGCGGGCGCAGGCGGCGGCACCGTCATCACCCACAACGGCGGCATGGCGGGCCACGCGGCACTGATGTACAGCACGCCCGACGGCAGCAGGACCCTGACCGCCGCGCTGAACTACGTCGACGACGCCGCGCTGTCCATGGCAGGGCCGTTCCAGACGGCGACGCAGAAGCTCGTCGAGGAGGTCTTCGGCGGCGGGCGGACCGGGTCGGCCGACGCGGCCGAGCCGGGTCGGTAGACAGGGCCGACCGACGTGGACCCCGGGGCCGCCCCTCGTTCGGGGCGGCCCCGCGGCCGCGGGGGATCGTCCGGTACGGATACTCCTCGTTCCCCCTCGACCTTTCCCCTCGGTCGCCGTTTTGCCGGAACGGCAACAGAAGTGGCGTGACCGGGACGCGATCGGCGACGGTGGGCCCGTGACCGACAACATCGCAGCAGGATCATCCGTCTCCGACGCCCCCTCCCCCGCGGACGACTACCTCGGAGACCCCGCGGTGCGGGCGGAGTGGGACGGCAGGTACGCCGACCGGCAGCAGCTGTGGAGCGGCCGGCCCAACGGCGCGCTCGTGGCCGAGGTCGCCGGGCTCGCTCCGGGGCGTGTGCTCGACGTGGGCTGCGGCGAGGGCGCGGACGCCGTCTGGCTCGCGCGCGGCGGCTGGGACGTGACCGGGCTGGAGGTCTCGGGTGTGGCGCTGGAGCGGGCGGCCGGCCACGCCCGGGACGCCGGCGTCACCGTTCGCTGGGTGCATGCCGGGCTGGCGGAGGCGGTGCTCCCGCCGGCCTCCTTCGACCTGGTCTCCGCCCAGTACCCGGCTCTGCTGCGTACCCCCGACGCCGCGGCCGAGCGGGCGCTGCTCGCGGCGGTCGCGCCCGGCGGCGTGCTGCTGCTCGTGCACCATGCCGGGATGGACACCCGGCAGGCGCACGACAGCGGCTTCGACCCGGCCGACTACGTCTGGCCCTCGATGGTGGCCGCACTGCTCGACGAGGACTGGAGGATCGAGGTGGACGAGCAGCGTCCACGCATGGCCCCCGACGGCGGCGCCGGCGCGCACCACACCGACGACCTGGTGCTGCGCGTGCGTCGGCTGCGCTGAGACCACTCCCTCCCGCAGCACGCCGGGCCGGGCGGGTCCTGCGCCGCGGCTGCCCGCCCGGCGCGTCCCCGCACGCCGGGCGGGTGGCCGTTCACTCCGTACCCCCCGGGGATCCAGCGCCCGTAGCATGGACGTCATGGTGGCTGACAGGGTTCTGCCCGGCGGCCCCGACACCGTGCGAGCGCGTGCGGGGGCCGCGCTGTTCGCCCGGATCGCGGGGCCGGACGGCGACGCCGTGCGGCGCCGAATCCACGACACCCCGGGGCCGCGCTGGTTCGGCCCGGAGCGGCCGATCCGGCAGGTGCACGGCGACGCGTCGATGTTCGTGGGCGGCCTGCGGGCGCTTCTGCTGCAGTCGTTGCACCCGCTGGCCATGGCGGCGGTCGCGGCGCACTCGGGCTACCGGGGCGATCCCTGGGGCCGGTTGCAGCGCACCAGCACCTTCCTGGCCGTGACCACCTTCGGCACCGCCGACGACGCGCAGCGCGCGGTCGACCGCGTCCGGGCCGTGCACCGGCACGTACGCGGCACCACCGCGGCCGGCGAGCCCTACCGGGCGAGCGACCCGCACCTGCTCGCCTGGGTCCACGTGTCCGAGGTCGACAGCTTCCTGCGCGCCCACCGGCGTTACGGTGCAAGGCCGTTGGACGAAGCCGGGTACGACGGCTACGTCGCGGACACCGCCCGGGTGGCGATGGCCCTCGGTGTCCCGGACCCGCCGCGCGACCAGGCGTCACTGGCCGCCCGGCTGGCCGCCTACCGACCCGAGCTCCGCAGCACGCCGGAAGCCCGGGAGGCTGCGCGCTTCCTCCTCTTCCGGTCTCCCCTGCCCTGGTTCGCGCGACCGCCGTACGCGGTGCTGGCCGCCGGTGCCGTCGCGCTGCTGCCCTGGTGGGCGCGGGCCCCGCTGCGGCTGCCCTGGCTGCCCCTCGTCGAGGCCACCGGTGTCCGTCTGGCCACGGACGGACTGACCCGGACGATCCGCTGGGCCATGACGCCGCCCACCGCCGCGTCCGCCTGACCCGACCGCCGCGCGACGTGATCCGCGTCCGGGCCGCAGGCCGCGAGTCGGCGCGCCCGGCTCGCCAGCGAACAGTCCGCACCGCGGCCACGAACCGGAACGCGGCACCGCCCGATGCGGGGAAACGATCACCGTCACGGTCGGTAGCCGACGGTTCGTCTCCGTCTCGCGAGCGCCAGTCCTGGTTTCAACCACCGAGAGTGCCGGGAAGGGGTCTCCTCGGAGAGAAGTGTGAGATGAACGGACGCAGTCTTCCCCCGGCCCGGCCCCCAGCCCTTCCCCCGGCCCCGGTGCCCGACATTGCCGCGGCCGCCTTGGACGCCCGGGGCACGGTCACCGCCTGGAGCCACGGCGCCGAGCGCCTGCTGGGGTACACGGCGGGCGAGAGCCTGGGGCGCCGGGCCGCGGACTTCCTGTGCGGCGGGCTACCGGCGGCCGCCCGCAGGAGCACGGCCGAGAAGCAGGCCTGGGCAGGGCGGATCGCACTGCGTGACCGCGACGGCGACCGCCTGGAGGCAGAGGTGCGGGCCTGCCCGCTGGCCGACGCACAGGGCCTGGTCCAGTGGTATCTGCAGGTGTCCACACCGCCGGACGGTGCCGACAGCCCGTCCCTCGCCCTTCAGCGCAGCCTGCTGCCGCGCCGCCCGCCGGACACGCTCGCCGTGGAGACGGCCACCCGGTACCTGCCCGCCGACCCCCGGTTCGGGGTGGGCGGCGACTGGTACGACGTCATCCCGTTGTCGGGAGCCAGGATCGCCCTGGTGGCCGGTGACGTGGTCGGCCACGGCATCCACGCCTCCGCCGCCATGGGACGCCTGCGGATGGCCGTACGCACCCTGGCCGACGTGGATCTGCCCCCGGACGAGCTGCTCGCCCAGCTCGACGACCTCATCCTCGGCGAGGTCGAGGAGGGGATCGACACCACCGCCGAGATCGGGGCGACCTGCGTCTACGCGGTCTACGACCCCACCACGCTGCGCTGCGTCATCGCCAGCGCCGGCCATCCCGCGCCGATCAGCGTCAGCCCGCGGGGCACGGCTCGGAACGTGGACATCGTCCCCGGGCCACCGCTCGGCGTCGGCGGCGTGCCGTTCGAGGCCACGGACGTCGACCTCGCCGAGGGCGGCCTGCTCGTCCTCTACACCAACGGCCTGGTCGCGACGGACGACGGGGACGTCGACGGCGGGACGGAGGCGCTGATGCGCGCCCTCAGCGAGCCGGCCGCCTCGCTGGAGACCAGCTGCGACCGGGTGGTGGCCGCGCTTCCGCACGATCGGCCCGACGACGACGCGGCCCTGCTGATCGCCCGCACCCGGCGGCTCGGCTCCGGCCACGTGGCCTCGCGCGAGATCGCCGCCGACCCGGCCGTCCTCGCGGACGCCCGCGGGTGGGCCGCCGACCAGCTCTCCCGGTGGCACCTGCAGGAGAGCGCCCTGACGACCGAGCTCGTCGTCAGCGAGCTGGTGACCAACGCCATCCGCTACGCCAGCCCGCCGATCCGGCTCCGCCTCATCCACGACTCGACGCTGATCTGCGAGGTCTCCGACGGCAGCAGCACCTCGCCGCACTCCCACCGCGCCCGGGACCTGGACGAGGGCGGGCGCGGGCTGTTCCTCGTCGGCCGGCTCACCAACCGCTGGGGCACCCGCCACACACCGACCGGAAAGACGGTCTGGGCCGAGCAGCTCATCTCCGGCGCGGCGGGATCCGACGGCGCGCGCCCCCTGCACGCCGTGCCGTAGAGAGCCGCGCCGTAGAGAACTGCCGTTGAGAGTCGGCTGTAGGGATCCGGCCGGCGGGCAGTCGCCGGGACGGCCTCAGTCAGGACAGGGCTCCAGGGCGGGCGGCGACGGTCGGCCGAGGTTGTGCCGGTACTCCTCGACGAGGGCGTAGTCGTAGGGCGGGCGCCCGGCGAGCGCATCGGCCCGGGCACTCTCCGGGACCTCCCGCCAGCCCTCGTAGTCCGCCGTGCTGTAGAAGCCGCGGACCGGCACCCCGTGCGGGCTGAAACCCCGATGCCATCCGGCCGCCACGCCGTCACGCCGGCTCGGCTCCTCGAAATCGGGCGGTGGCGTCCCCACCCACTGCACCCACAGAACCCCTTCCCCGGAGCGACGTCCGGCGACGTAGTGCTCGTAGACTCGCCCGACCTGGAAGAAGTCCTTGGCCATGTCTTCACGGTACGCCCGCCGGTCCGGTCGCGTGCCCACAACCGCTTCACCGCCGGCGCCCGTTCGTCGCCGTGGCCGTCCTCGGACCTCGTCCATGGCTCCTCGTTCGCTCCTTCGCTCCTCCGCAACTCGGAGCGGCGGGCAGGCGTACAGGCGCGCGCGGGCAGCTTGGGCGCGGGCCGTCCGCCGGGGGTGCGCAGCGTCACCACCCCGTCGTCGGTGATCTCCGACCTCGCCTCGCCGCCGGATCCGGCGTGCTGCTGCGCGACGCGACCTCCTCGGCAGCAGGGCTCCGGCCGAACGGCCGGCCCGTACCTGACCGGCTTCGGCCTCGCGCGACGGATTCAGGTCGGGGCCCCGCCGCCGGCGGCCGACGTCGGGTCGCCGGCGGCGGCCCTCGGGCAGCCCGTGACGCAGGCGGACGACGTGTTCTCGCTCGGCGCGACGCTGGCCTACGCGGCGTCCGGACGGGAGCCGCTCGGACCGGGCCCGGCCGACGCGGCGGCAGCCCTGCCGTCGGCCCTGCGGGAGATCGTCGGGTCCTGTCTCCACCCGGACCCGGCGGTTCGCCTGACGCCGCGTCAGGTCCTCTGTCCGGGGCGCCCGAGCCGCCCGAGCCGCCCACGATGTCCCGAGCGTCCGGAGGGCCCGGCCGGCTCCGATTCGACGGCGGCCTGCTCGAAGAGATCATCGAGCACACGACCGCGTTCTGCGTCGACGAGGCCCGCAGGATCGCAGACCCCGTGCTCGCCGCCCGCGCGAACGTCCCGACACCCGGCGATGTCTTCGGCGGAAGCTCGGGGCGCGCAGCTCGCCGCCGGCACACCGGGCATCGTCGCGGCGGCGACGGCTCCGGGAGCAACGCGCCGCTACGGCTCGTGGTGCCGCGGTCTGGCCGGGATCGGGGCGGTACTCGTCCGGGCCGCCGACCGCCTCGGCGAACCCGGGTACCTCCGCCTCTCCCAGCGGACCGCGCGCACCTGCGCCGCGCTGGCGCCGCGCATGCCTTTGGTCACCCAGTGCTGCGGGCTGTTCGGGGTCGGCGACCTGCTGGTGGACGTCGCCAAGGCGTCCGGATCCGAGGAGTTCTGGGACGCCGCCGAGACCGTCGCCGCGATCATCCTGAGCCGCAGCGGCGGCACCCCGAGCCGTCCGGTGTTCCCGAACACCGGTCTGACCCGGCCCAGCGCCACCTGGGCCGGCGGCTCCGCCGGCGTGCTCGCCTTCCTCAGGCGACTGCACGACCGGGGCGGACCGCGGCTCGGCCTCATCGACTGACCGGCTCCGGGGGCGACAACACCCCACGCGGCACTCCACGCGGCACTCCACCCGGCGCCCTACCCGGCGCCCGCAGCGTGCCCGCCCTCCGGCCGATCCGCAGGATTCAGACGCCCCCGAGTACGACCTTCGGTCTCCCGAGTGCCCCGGTCACCCCGATATTGCGGGCGAGCACCCGCCCACGTGCCGCAGACTCGGACCGAGCACTTCTCATACCGAAGGATGGTTTTCCATGGTTGGCCGGCCCTTGACGCTGATGGCAGTGCACGCCCACCCCGACGACGAGGCCACCGGAACAGGGGGCGTCCTGGCGCGGTACGCGGCGGAGGGCATGCGCACGGTCCTCGTCACGTGTACCGACGGCGGTTGCGGTGACGGACCGGGAGGCGTCAAGCCGGGCGAGCCCGGGCACGATCCGGCGGCCGTCGCCGTGATGCGCCGGCAAGAACTCGAGGCGAGCTGTGAGGTTCTGAAGATCAGTCATCTGGAGCTGTTGGAGTACGCCGACTCCGGGATGATGGGCTGGCCGGCCAACGACGCGCCCGGCTCCTTCTGGCAGACACCCGTGGAGGAGGGCGCCGCCCGCCTCGCCGAACTCTTCCGGCGCTACCAGCCCGATGTGGTCGTGACCTACGACGAGAACGGTTTCTACGGCCATCCCGACCACATCCAGGCGAACCGCATCACCATGGCGGCGCTGGCGATGACCGGGATGACGCCGAAGGTGTACTGGACGACGGCGCCGCGCTCGATGATGCAGCGATTCGGGGAGGTCATGCGCGAGTTCGGCGCGGACTGGGAGGAGCCGGATCCGGCGGAGGCCGCCGCGATGCAGGAAATCGGGCTTCCCGACGAAGAGATCACCACCTGGGTGGACACCACCGAGTTCGGCGGTCAGAAGTTCGACGCACTCGCCGCGCACGCCAGCCAGGGCGAGAACATCTTCTTCCTGAGGATGGGCAAGGAGAGGTTCACCGAGCTGATGGGCACGGAGACGTTCGTACGGGTCCAGGACGCCACCGGCGCGGCCGTGCCCGAGAACGACCTCTTCGCCGGATTGCGCTGATCCCCGGCCCGGCCCGGGCCGTTCCGAGGGCGGCGGCCGGCGTCCCGCTCGGGGCGCCGGTTGCCGTGGGCGGGGATGCCGCCGGCGTCCTTGCGACGTAGCCCCACAATCCGCGCCCCGGGCCCAGCCCCGGGTGTGGTTCCGGTCCATGACCGGCTCCAGCCCGGAACGGAGCAACCGGGGCGCGGAGAGTCAGCGGGACGTCAACGGCCCTGGAGGGACTTGACGTTGTCGCCGAAGGTCCAGCCCTTCGAGCCGTCCCAGTTGATCGACCACGTCATGATCCCCTTCAGCGAGCCGCCGAAGGCGTTCCACGACTGGCCGACCAGGCTCGGCGCCATGTAGCCGCCACCCGCGCCGGGCTGGGCCGGCAGGCCGGGCACCTGCTTGTCGTAGGGCACCTTGATGGTGGTGCCCTGGATGGTCAGGCCGTTGTTCAGGCACGTGGTCTGCGCGGTGAAGCCCTGGACGGTGCCGGCCTGGTAGGAGTCGCCGGAGCAGCCGTACATGCTGCCGTTGTAGTACTGCATGTTCAGCCACCACAGGCGGCCGTTGTCGGCGTACTTCTTGATGATGGGCAGGTAGGCGCCCCAGATCGACCCGTAGGTGACGCTTCCGCCGGTGACGTACGCGGTTTCGGGGGCCATGGTGAGGCCGAAGCCGGCCGGCATCTGCGCGAGGACGCCGTCGATGATGCGGATCAGGTTGGACTGGGAGGCGGACAGCGTGTTGATGTCGCCGCTTCCGGACAGGCCGGTCTCGATGTCGATGTCGATGCCGTCGAAGTTGTACTTCTTGAGAATCGGGACGACGGTCGCCACGAACCTGTCGGCGACGGAACCGGAGCTCAGGTCGATGCCCGCGGCGGCGCCGCCGATCGACATCAGCAGCGTCGCCCCGCCCGCCTTGGCCTGGCACATCTCGGCGGGCGTCGAGACCTTGACGCCGGCGTCCATGCCGTCCTGCCACAGCACGGTGCCATCCGAGAGGATCACCGGGAAGGCGGCGTTGATGACGTTGTAACCGTGCGCGGCGATCCGGCTGTCCGTGATGGGGACCCAGCCCATGCCGGGGTGGACGCCGTTGGCGGCGCCGTCCCAGTTCTCCCAGTATCCCTGCAGGACCTTGCCCGACGGCCTGGGCTTCGTGGGGCAGGTGTCGCCCGGCGGCGTGGTGGTCGGGGGCGCGGTGGTCGGCGGCGTGGTGGTCGGGGGCGCGGTGGTGGGCGGGGCGGTGGTCGGCGGCGGGGTGGTCGGCGAGGGGCTGCTGCCGCCGGGGCCGGTGAGTGACACGTCGTCCGCGTAGTACGCGGGCTGCCCGTACCAGCCGTGCACGTAGACGGTCACCGAGGTGGTGTTCGATCCGGTGGTGAAGCCGACGCTGAGCTGGCCGTACGACGCGTTGCCCGGCGTCCAGGTGGACGGGGCGCCGGTGAGGCCGGTGCCGGTGGCCCCCAGGTAGACGTAGCTGCCCTGGACGTAGGCACTCAGCGTGTACTGGGAGTTGGGCTGCACGCTGACGGTCTGGGTGCACTGGGCGTTGTCCTGGCCGGTCGGCGTGGCCCTGAGGGCGGAAGCGCCGGAGTGGACCGGACTGCCGACGGCCGCGCCGGAACCGCTGGAACAGGTCCAGCCGGAGAGTCCGTTCTCGAATCCGGCGTTGGCCACCAGGTTGGTGGTGGCGGCCCCGGCCGTGACGGAGCCGGCCACGGCGATGCCGCCACCGATGACGGCGGCGGCGCTCACCCCTGCGAAGAGGCGCCTCAGGAGGGTCGGTTCGTGCTTGGGGTTCACCTGCGATGCGCGTTCCACTGCCGTCCGCTGCTGGCGAGCGGCTCGGAGCGGCGGGCCGACATCACCCGGCAGACGTGGAGTACGAGACCTCCGACGGAACATGCTGTGCTCCCTTCCCGCCGAGCGTCATGGACATGACCGACGCGTGGGGGCGTGACGCCCGGCTCTGGGTGAGGTGGGGACATGTGGGGCTGTACCGGACCGGATCGTAGGAGGGGCGGCAGGGCACGTCAATAGGTCTGGACCAATTGCGAGAGTGCGGCCCGGTCGAGCGCGGGTGATCCGCCGAAGTTCCGTGTACGGGAAGGCCGGTGAGCCCCCCTGCAACAGGCGGGGGCCGGACACGGCGCGGCCGCATCGGCTGCCGAGCGTCGCCGGGTGCGGCGACAGCGGGGCCGCCTGTGAGGGCAGGTGCGACGTCGGCATGAACGGGACCCCGCCTGTCCGGCGACCGGCGCACGAGTCCACGAGAACTCGCCGAAGCGGCTCCACCGGTTTGATCACGAACGGCATCACAATAAGTGCCAATCCACTTACGGGAGGCACTCATGCCGATGCTGCTCATCAAGGGAACGTACAAGATCATCGACTCGCAACCGGACGGCGACACTGTCCACTTCACCCCGCAGGATCCGGGATTCTGGT
Proteins encoded:
- a CDS encoding DUF4097 family beta strand repeat-containing protein produces the protein MQKFATPTPITAVLDIPAGRLRFIAADRTDTTVEVLPANASKGRDVKAAEQTTVEYADGVLRINAPEARNQILGACGSVEVTVQLPAGSRIEAKAADAQLRGVGRLGDVTFDTARGTVKLDETASAHLTLLAGTIAVGRLGGPANITTQQGDLHITEAAHGTVELRTQAGDISIGAARGVSAALNAGTSYGRIDNALKNTDGADAALTIHATTTHGNITAHSL
- a CDS encoding chitinase, whose product is MSLTGPGGSSPSPTTPPPTTAPPTTAPPTTTPPTTAPPTTTPPGDTCPTKPRPSGKVLQGYWENWDGAANGVHPGMGWVPITDSRIAAHGYNVINAAFPVILSDGTVLWQDGMDAGVKVSTPAEMCQAKAGGATLLMSIGGAAAGIDLSSGSVADRFVATVVPILKKYNFDGIDIDIETGLSGSGDINTLSASQSNLIRIIDGVLAQMPAGFGLTMAPETAYVTGGSVTYGSIWGAYLPIIKKYADNGRLWWLNMQYYNGSMYGCSGDSYQAGTVQGFTAQTTCLNNGLTIQGTTIKVPYDKQVPGLPAQPGAGGGYMAPSLVGQSWNAFGGSLKGIMTWSINWDGSKGWTFGDNVKSLQGR
- a CDS encoding class I SAM-dependent methyltransferase, with product MTDNIAAGSSVSDAPSPADDYLGDPAVRAEWDGRYADRQQLWSGRPNGALVAEVAGLAPGRVLDVGCGEGADAVWLARGGWDVTGLEVSGVALERAAGHARDAGVTVRWVHAGLAEAVLPPASFDLVSAQYPALLRTPDAAAERALLAAVAPGGVLLLVHHAGMDTRQAHDSGFDPADYVWPSMVAALLDEDWRIEVDEQRPRMAPDGGAGAHHTDDLVLRVRRLR
- a CDS encoding helix-turn-helix domain-containing protein — its product is MPGGRLTQQERQKIALGLADGLAYAEIARRLDRPTSTITREVMRNGGPTAYRADLAHRATEHRAHRRRRAAPQGPNTPPQAHGRDAEAVREYEEVLATVFMQSGLPKMTARVLAGLYTTDAGSLTASELAQRLQISPASVSKAITFLESQGLIRRERDERRRERYVVDNDVLYQSTMASARATAHLGEVARQGGGILGPGTPAAARLENIARFVDFISESIARAADQAREILHAKPETTSDSTT
- a CDS encoding PIG-L family deacetylase; the encoded protein is MVGRPLTLMAVHAHPDDEATGTGGVLARYAAEGMRTVLVTCTDGGCGDGPGGVKPGEPGHDPAAVAVMRRQELEASCEVLKISHLELLEYADSGMMGWPANDAPGSFWQTPVEEGAARLAELFRRYQPDVVVTYDENGFYGHPDHIQANRITMAALAMTGMTPKVYWTTAPRSMMQRFGEVMREFGADWEEPDPAEAAAMQEIGLPDEEITTWVDTTEFGGQKFDALAAHASQGENIFFLRMGKERFTELMGTETFVRVQDATGAAVPENDLFAGLR
- a CDS encoding serine hydrolase domain-containing protein; this translates as MSNTLTDHDRPELQKAIEEMVESGFTGVTMRVHDERGEWVGSAGVRKLGETAKPPTNGHVRAGSVTKTFTATVALRLVAEGAIELDAPVADHLPEFGLDRKVTVRMLLQHTSGVFNFTGEYYDDGTFAPGIPATTAGQEWVDNRFRTYRPEELVRLALSKPARFEPGTDWSYSNTNYVLARLLIEKVTGRSLAEEMQRLVLGPLGLSGTVLPETGTEIPEPHTHAYYRYEDAGRQRTVDVTRQNPSWISTGGDMISTTRDLHTFISALMGGRLLPAPLLAEMCKPHPKVGYGLGVFVQDAGAGGGTVITHNGGMAGHAALMYSTPDGSRTLTAALNYVDDAALSMAGPFQTATQKLVEEVFGGGRTGSADAAEPGR
- a CDS encoding lanthionine synthetase LanC family protein, producing the protein MSSAEARGAQLAAGTPGIVAAATAPGATRRYGSWCRGLAGIGAVLVRAADRLGEPGYLRLSQRTARTCAALAPRMPLVTQCCGLFGVGDLLVDVAKASGSEEFWDAAETVAAIILSRSGGTPSRPVFPNTGLTRPSATWAGGSAGVLAFLRRLHDRGGPRLGLID
- a CDS encoding oxygenase MpaB family protein, with translation MVADRVLPGGPDTVRARAGAALFARIAGPDGDAVRRRIHDTPGPRWFGPERPIRQVHGDASMFVGGLRALLLQSLHPLAMAAVAAHSGYRGDPWGRLQRTSTFLAVTTFGTADDAQRAVDRVRAVHRHVRGTTAAGEPYRASDPHLLAWVHVSEVDSFLRAHRRYGARPLDEAGYDGYVADTARVAMALGVPDPPRDQASLAARLAAYRPELRSTPEAREAARFLLFRSPLPWFARPPYAVLAAGAVALLPWWARAPLRLPWLPLVEATGVRLATDGLTRTIRWAMTPPTAASA